GCTGACGTTCAGGTAAATACACCGGACATTGCCAAATTGGAAAAATAACCGTTTATTTCTGAATATTCTCAGAAAAATTTAGCCAAATCACAGTCTTTATACTACAATAGCACCTTATTGCCGTATGACGAAAATACGGATTTATATTAGAGGAATACAACCGCAATGGCACAAGAAACCGCTTTGGGCGCTGCGCTGAAATCTGCCGTCCAAACCATGAGCAAGAAAAAACAGACAGACATGATTGCCGACCACATTTACGGCAAATATGATGTATTCAAACGATTCAAACCGTTGGCCGTCGGTATCGACCAAGACTTGGTTGCCGCCCTGCCCCAATACGACCCTGCACTGATAGCACGCGTACTGGCCAACCACTGCCGCCGTCCGCGCTATCTGAAAGCCCTGGCTCGCGGCGGCAAACGTTTTGACTTGAACAACCGCTTCAAAGGCGAAGTCAGCGCAGAAGAACAAACCATCGCCCAACAACACCCAGCCGTTCAACAGGCATTGGCTGCACAAGCCGAACGCCAAGCCGCTAAGGCTACCACTGAAGCAGAAGCGGCTCCTGCACAAGCTGAGACCAACGAAGCTGCTGAATAATGTTCAGACGGCCTGATAAGGCTTGCACTAAATAAATAGAGCCCCAATTCAATACGACATCTTTAACGTCGATGAATTGGGGCTTTTTTATTGCCTTAATCTTATGTAAACTGATTAAAAATAGCTTTGTTTGCACTCACCAAGCCAAGTTTTGAAACCAAAATTTTTCTAAGCTATTCCTAATAAGGCATTTCTCTATTACCTTGATTATTCTTGTATCAGTTCAAACATTGAAAAGCATGATTTATGCATCGTTCAAACAAACTAAAATCTACCCCTTATGAACATAAGTAAAGGCCGTCTGAAATCTATCTTTCAGACGGCCTTTTTAAATCAAACAGTCAGTTAAAACACGGCTTGCAAAACCAAATAGCTGACAACAGACAAAA
This genomic interval from Neisseria flavescens contains the following:
- a CDS encoding ProQ/FINO family protein, whose amino-acid sequence is MAQETALGAALKSAVQTMSKKKQTDMIADHIYGKYDVFKRFKPLAVGIDQDLVAALPQYDPALIARVLANHCRRPRYLKALARGGKRFDLNNRFKGEVSAEEQTIAQQHPAVQQALAAQAERQAAKATTEAEAAPAQAETNEAAE